A portion of the Polaribacter cellanae genome contains these proteins:
- a CDS encoding AAA family ATPase has translation MDVDVRAINEKIERESAFIDILTLEMNKVIVGQKQMIESLLIGLLGNGHILLEGVPGLAKTLAINTLSKAVQGTFSRVQFTPDLLPADVVGTMIYNMKQNSFEIKKGPIFANFVLADEINRAPAKVQSALLEAMQERQVTIGDSTFKLDEPFLVMATQNPVEQEGTYPLPEAQVDRFMLKVVIDYPKIQDEQIIMRQNLTGDYSTVNPVISTDQIIKAREVVNEVYMDEKIEKYILDIIFATRYPEKYNLPQLKDLISFGASPRGSINLAKAAKCYAFIKRRGYVIPEDVRAVVGDVLRHRIGITYEAEAENVTSVDIINSIINEVEVP, from the coding sequence ATGGATGTAGATGTAAGAGCTATTAACGAGAAAATTGAAAGAGAAAGTGCCTTTATAGACATTCTTACTTTAGAAATGAATAAAGTAATTGTTGGGCAAAAACAAATGATAGAAAGTTTGTTAATTGGTTTGCTTGGAAATGGGCATATTCTTTTAGAAGGAGTTCCTGGTTTGGCAAAAACCTTAGCAATTAACACCTTATCTAAAGCTGTTCAAGGAACTTTTAGTAGAGTGCAGTTTACACCAGATTTATTACCTGCAGATGTTGTTGGAACCATGATTTACAATATGAAACAAAATAGTTTCGAAATTAAAAAAGGACCAATTTTTGCAAATTTTGTATTGGCAGATGAGATTAACAGAGCGCCTGCAAAAGTACAATCTGCTTTGTTAGAAGCAATGCAAGAACGCCAAGTTACTATTGGCGATAGTACTTTTAAATTAGACGAACCATTTTTAGTAATGGCAACCCAAAACCCTGTAGAACAAGAAGGTACATATCCATTACCAGAAGCACAAGTAGATAGGTTTATGTTGAAGGTGGTTATCGATTACCCAAAAATACAAGACGAACAAATTATTATGCGTCAAAATTTAACGGGAGATTATTCAACCGTAAACCCAGTGATTTCTACAGACCAAATTATAAAAGCAAGAGAAGTTGTAAACGAAGTGTATATGGACGAGAAAATCGAAAAATATATCCTTGATATTATTTTTGCAACTCGTTATCCAGAAAAATACAACCTACCACAATTAAAAGATTTAATTAGTTTTGGAGCTTCGCCTCGTGGAAGTATCAACTTAGCAAAAGCCGCAAAATGTTATGCTTTTATCAAACGAAGAGGCTATGTAATTCCAGAAGATGTTAGAGCTGTTGTTGGCGACGTTTTACGTCACAGAATAGGAATTACCTACGAAGCAGAAGCAGAAAACGTAACATCTGTAGACATTATTAACTCGATTATTAATGAGGTTGAAGTACCTTAA
- a CDS encoding BatD family protein, which translates to MFCSFLSFAQEGMVKAEIDTTNIRIGEQFQLKISVDETQNVIIPKLRLNGLEVVDSTKVDTLKNSLIRKYILTGFDSGAFYIPQQQIFVKNKAYFTDSLLVNVATVAIDTTKVKKFPIKSIKKEPYTFDDFKIYFYILLAALAIIAFWIYWFVIRKRKEEIEAPTYRTLPPYEEAILRLSELDEKLLWQNNKVKEYYSELTEIVRGYIERELNVPALENTTDEVLEMLRDFKKADTIQTSQDTLDKLRSLLREADLVKFAKSKPLALEIEEDRKDAQEIVSNLKPKPIIEENDELE; encoded by the coding sequence ATGTTCTGCTCTTTTCTTTCATTCGCCCAAGAAGGAATGGTAAAAGCAGAAATCGATACCACAAATATTAGAATTGGTGAGCAGTTTCAATTAAAAATTTCTGTGGATGAAACTCAGAATGTAATTATCCCAAAATTACGTTTAAATGGTTTAGAGGTTGTAGATTCTACAAAGGTAGATACCCTTAAAAATTCACTCATTAGAAAATATATTTTAACTGGTTTCGATAGTGGCGCATTTTACATTCCTCAACAACAAATATTTGTAAAAAACAAAGCATATTTTACAGACTCTTTATTGGTAAATGTAGCTACAGTGGCTATAGATACTACTAAAGTAAAAAAATTCCCGATAAAATCTATTAAAAAAGAACCTTATACTTTCGACGATTTTAAAATTTATTTTTACATTCTTTTAGCTGCTTTGGCAATTATTGCTTTCTGGATTTATTGGTTTGTTATCAGAAAAAGAAAAGAAGAAATTGAAGCACCAACTTATAGAACATTACCTCCTTACGAAGAAGCCATTTTAAGGTTAAGTGAATTAGACGAGAAATTATTGTGGCAAAACAATAAAGTAAAAGAATATTATAGTGAATTGACGGAAATTGTTCGTGGTTACATAGAACGTGAGCTAAATGTGCCTGCCTTAGAAAACACGACAGACGAAGTTTTGGAAATGCTTAGAGATTTTAAAAAAGCAGACACAATACAAACATCGCAAGACACTTTAGATAAATTAAGAAGCTTATTAAGAGAAGCAGATTTGGTGAAATTTGCAAAATCGAAACCTTTGGCTTTAGAAATAGAAGAAGACCGAAAAGATGCGCAAGAAATTGTAAGTAATTTAAAACCTAAACCAATTATAGAAGAAAATGATGAATTGGAATAA
- a CDS encoding VWA domain-containing protein → MYRIEEPIYFYLLAIIPVIVVLFLLVLWWKKRTQRKFSDANLLQKLAPNSSTFKSVLKLVMLLLGITFLVISLVNPKMGTKLKTVKREGVDIVFALDVSKSMLAEDIAPNRLEKSKQIISKIIDKLGSDRVGIIVYAGNAYPLLPITTDHGAANMFLQNANPDMVSSQGTAINEALELAKTFYNNDEQTNRFLIIISDGEDHQEETKQVAQNLTNEGVKIYTIGVGTERGGPIPMRLNGSVIGYKKNNKGETVITKRKPEVLQGIADIADGKYMDGNITENPVSTIADIIANAEKNEFETKQFSDYKDQFQWFLALGLLFLVVDIFLFEKKTKWLRKVDLFNEEKNKK, encoded by the coding sequence ATGTACAGAATAGAAGAACCAATTTATTTTTACCTACTCGCAATTATTCCAGTAATAGTTGTACTATTTCTATTGGTTTTATGGTGGAAAAAAAGAACGCAGCGTAAATTTTCTGATGCAAATTTATTGCAGAAATTAGCGCCCAATTCTTCCACATTTAAATCGGTTTTAAAATTGGTAATGCTACTTTTAGGAATTACTTTCTTAGTAATTTCTTTGGTAAACCCTAAAATGGGAACCAAACTAAAAACAGTAAAAAGAGAAGGCGTAGATATTGTGTTTGCTTTGGATGTTTCTAAAAGTATGTTGGCAGAAGATATTGCCCCAAATCGTTTAGAGAAGTCGAAACAAATTATCTCTAAAATTATCGATAAATTAGGCTCAGATAGGGTTGGAATTATTGTGTATGCTGGAAACGCATATCCGCTTTTACCCATTACTACAGATCATGGAGCTGCGAATATGTTTTTGCAGAATGCAAATCCAGATATGGTCTCTAGCCAAGGAACAGCCATTAATGAAGCTTTAGAACTGGCAAAAACATTTTATAATAATGATGAACAAACAAACCGTTTTCTAATTATTATTTCCGATGGTGAAGATCATCAAGAAGAAACAAAACAAGTTGCACAAAACTTAACAAACGAAGGCGTAAAAATTTATACAATTGGTGTTGGTACAGAAAGAGGTGGTCCAATTCCTATGCGTTTAAATGGCTCTGTAATTGGCTATAAAAAAAACAACAAAGGCGAAACTGTAATTACCAAACGTAAACCAGAAGTTTTGCAAGGAATCGCAGATATTGCCGACGGAAAATATATGGATGGAAATATTACTGAAAATCCAGTGAGCACAATTGCAGATATTATCGCAAATGCAGAAAAAAATGAGTTTGAAACAAAACAATTTTCAGATTATAAAGATCAGTTTCAGTGGTTTTTGGCACTAGGTTTGTTATTCTTAGTTGTAGATATTTTCTTATTTGAGAAAAAAACAAAATGGTTAAGAAAAGTAGATTTATTTAATGAAGAAAAGAATAAAAAATAG
- a CDS encoding four helix bundle protein, with protein MYVFSFEKLKVWQEAIDLSVEVYGISTNFPADEKYGITSQLKRATNSISANIAEGTSRITNKDKAHFSTLAFSTTMEVLNHIILCYKLKFINETIYNDIRQRIYKISNMLNALRKSQLNS; from the coding sequence ATGTATGTATTTTCATTTGAAAAATTAAAAGTATGGCAAGAAGCAATCGATTTATCTGTGGAGGTTTACGGCATATCTACAAATTTTCCTGCTGATGAAAAATATGGAATTACAAGTCAATTAAAAAGAGCAACAAACTCAATTTCTGCAAATATTGCAGAAGGAACATCAAGAATTACAAATAAAGACAAAGCACATTTTTCGACACTTGCTTTTAGCACAACAATGGAAGTTTTAAATCATATTATTTTATGTTACAAATTAAAATTTATAAATGAAACTATTTATAACGACATAAGGCAACGTATTTACAAAATATCAAATATGTTAAATGCACTAAGAAAATCTCAATTAAACAGTTAA
- a CDS encoding KilA-N domain-containing protein has translation MAKKKSIFVKGKEISILNEKDGDFISLTDMLQAKNGDFFISDWLRNRNTVEFLGIWESVYNPNFNYGEFAIIKSQAGLNSYKISVKEWALKTNAIGLRAKAGRYGGTYAHADIAFEFGMWISAEFKIYLIKEFKRLKEDENSRLNLEWNLQRTLSKINYKIHTDAIKENIIPNLISKTQISFTYSNETDLLNVALFGITAKDWKKENPKSKGNMRDDASIEQLVVLSNMESINALLIEQGLTPKDRLIQLNKVAITQMKSLLENNSFKKISS, from the coding sequence ATGGCAAAAAAGAAATCGATATTTGTAAAAGGAAAGGAAATTAGCATTTTGAATGAAAAAGATGGCGATTTTATTTCTTTAACGGATATGCTACAGGCAAAAAATGGCGATTTTTTTATTTCTGATTGGTTGAGAAACAGAAACACAGTAGAGTTTTTAGGAATTTGGGAATCTGTTTATAACCCAAATTTTAATTATGGCGAATTCGCCATAATTAAAAGTCAAGCTGGTTTGAACAGTTATAAAATTAGTGTAAAAGAATGGGCTTTAAAAACTAATGCAATTGGGTTGCGAGCAAAAGCAGGAAGATATGGTGGAACTTATGCTCACGCAGATATAGCATTTGAATTTGGTATGTGGATTAGTGCCGAATTCAAAATATACTTAATTAAAGAATTTAAACGTTTAAAAGAAGATGAAAATAGCCGTTTAAATTTAGAATGGAATTTACAAAGAACACTCTCTAAAATTAATTACAAAATACACACAGACGCTATAAAAGAAAATATTATTCCGAATCTAATTTCAAAAACTCAAATAAGTTTTACATATTCCAATGAAACAGATTTATTAAATGTGGCGCTATTTGGTATTACAGCAAAAGATTGGAAAAAAGAAAATCCTAAGTCAAAAGGAAATATGAGAGATGATGCCAGTATTGAGCAATTAGTTGTTTTAAGTAATATGGAAAGTATTAATGCTTTATTAATTGAACAAGGATTAACACCAAAAGACAGATTAATTCAACTTAATAAAGTAGCCATAACGCAAATGAAATCGCTTTTAGAAAATAATTCATTTAAAAAAATATCTTCTTAA
- a CDS encoding TonB-dependent receptor, translating into MLSFLLLPLTVVAQTIKGKVTDASGEALPYVNVIQKGTTNGTTTNDRGEFSIAVKSLPTKLVISSMGFATKEINITNTSYLTISINEDNALDEIVVIGSRNPNRTAVDSPVPIDVVDVKELTASSPQVNLNQILNFVAPSFTSNTQTISDGTDHIDPASLRGLGPDQVLVLINGKRRHTSSLINVNGTFGRGSVGTDLNAIPASAIKRLEVLRDGAAAQYGSDAIAGVINIVLNETVNQLSLSVTTGANFSKNSNSQTGGVDGETTNISASYGLSLGENGGFITFSGDFDVREEYNRMKEWEGSIFNGYNAVERFANEANYDTTKFLSLINGLDPASTEYSSILNDLKGFANTAGYATAPSDGLSELQTILKADATTSELAARGLNRTDFNMRVGQSRVRGGRFFANFKLPLDDNGTELYSFAGMSSRDGNSAGFYRLPNQSRTYTPAYINGFLPEINSTISDQSLAVGIKGKIGEWNVDFSNTYGKNAFDFIIGNTYNASLGNASATKFDAGGFSFSQNTTNLDLSKFYEDIFKGFGVAFGGEHRLENYEIISGEEASYTQYQADGSPFSGVNGTSPLKDFFGNSRPGGSQVFPGFGPKNELDRSRSSVAAYVDLDAKFSDAFSTTFATRYENYSDFGATLNFKLASIYKISDNFRVRASFNTGFRAPSLHQLNYNSTSTIFQDGVPVEVGTFSNDSKAAQLLGIPQLKEETSNSFSAGFTAKLPESNLTFTVDGYIVNIDDRVVYTGQFKPTLDSNGVPVDAANQELANLLVQANATAASFFANAIDTKSTGIDVVVTHKATFGETRLKTDLSGTFSQTKQEGGINSSQILRDAGQEGTYFPEDSRIYLEEAVPRTKINLTNNLTSGKFNVFLRNVYFGKVSEATNSITNQQVFNSKIVTDLSLGYKATENLTLTIGANNLLDIYPDRAIEANRSGGRFDWSRRSQQFGIGGRFLFARVSFNLK; encoded by the coding sequence ATGCTTTCTTTTTTGCTTTTACCATTAACTGTGGTAGCTCAAACGATTAAAGGAAAAGTAACAGATGCTTCAGGAGAAGCACTGCCTTATGTAAACGTTATACAAAAAGGCACAACAAATGGAACAACAACAAATGATAGAGGAGAATTTTCTATTGCTGTAAAAAGTTTACCTACTAAACTAGTTATTTCTTCTATGGGCTTTGCAACTAAAGAAATAAATATTACAAACACTTCTTATCTAACAATTTCTATAAATGAAGACAATGCTTTAGATGAAATTGTAGTTATTGGTTCTAGAAATCCAAATAGAACAGCAGTAGATTCTCCTGTACCAATTGATGTTGTTGATGTTAAGGAGCTTACAGCTAGTTCTCCGCAAGTTAATTTAAATCAAATTTTAAATTTTGTGGCGCCTTCTTTTACATCAAATACACAAACTATTTCTGATGGAACAGATCACATAGACCCTGCTTCTTTAAGAGGTTTAGGACCAGATCAAGTATTGGTTTTAATTAATGGAAAAAGAAGACACACTTCTTCTTTAATAAATGTAAATGGTACTTTTGGTAGAGGTTCTGTGGGTACGGATTTAAATGCAATACCAGCTTCTGCCATTAAAAGGTTAGAAGTTTTAAGAGATGGTGCAGCAGCGCAATATGGTTCTGATGCCATTGCTGGTGTTATTAATATTGTTTTAAATGAAACAGTAAATCAATTATCGTTATCTGTTACTACAGGAGCAAACTTTAGTAAAAATTCAAATTCTCAAACAGGTGGTGTAGATGGCGAAACAACCAACATTAGTGCTAGTTACGGATTGTCATTAGGAGAAAATGGTGGTTTTATTACTTTTTCTGGAGATTTCGATGTTAGAGAAGAATATAATAGAATGAAAGAGTGGGAAGGCTCTATTTTTAATGGATATAATGCAGTAGAGCGTTTTGCTAATGAAGCTAATTACGATACAACAAAATTTTTATCTTTAATAAATGGATTAGACCCAGCTTCTACAGAATATTCTAGTATTTTAAATGATTTAAAAGGGTTCGCAAATACTGCAGGTTATGCTACAGCTCCTTCAGATGGGTTATCTGAACTACAAACAATTTTAAAAGCTGATGCTACAACTTCTGAATTAGCTGCAAGAGGTTTAAATAGAACAGATTTTAATATGAGAGTAGGACAATCTAGAGTTAGAGGAGGTAGGTTTTTTGCCAATTTTAAATTACCTTTAGATGATAATGGTACAGAGTTATATTCTTTTGCAGGAATGAGTTCAAGAGATGGTAATTCTGCGGGTTTCTATAGATTGCCAAACCAAAGTAGAACGTATACTCCTGCTTATATTAATGGATTTTTACCAGAAATTAATTCAACAATTTCTGACCAATCTTTAGCAGTTGGTATTAAAGGTAAAATAGGTGAATGGAATGTAGATTTTTCTAATACCTATGGAAAAAATGCTTTTGATTTTATTATTGGTAATACCTATAATGCATCTTTAGGAAATGCTTCTGCAACTAAATTTGATGCTGGAGGTTTTTCTTTTTCGCAAAACACAACCAATTTAGATTTGTCTAAATTTTATGAAGATATATTTAAAGGATTTGGTGTCGCTTTTGGAGGTGAGCACAGGTTAGAAAATTACGAAATTATTTCTGGTGAAGAAGCTTCTTATACACAGTACCAAGCAGATGGTTCTCCATTTAGTGGTGTTAATGGTACTAGTCCTTTAAAAGATTTTTTCGGAAATTCTAGACCTGGAGGTTCTCAAGTATTTCCCGGTTTTGGTCCAAAAAACGAATTGGATAGAAGTAGAAGTAGTGTGGCTGCTTATGTAGATTTGGATGCAAAATTCTCTGATGCATTCTCAACAACCTTTGCTACACGTTATGAAAATTATTCAGATTTTGGTGCTACATTAAACTTTAAATTAGCATCTATTTATAAGATCTCTGATAATTTTAGAGTTAGAGCATCTTTTAATACTGGTTTTAGAGCACCATCTTTACACCAATTAAATTATAATTCTACTTCTACAATTTTTCAAGATGGTGTACCTGTAGAAGTGGGTACTTTCTCTAATGATAGTAAAGCAGCACAGTTATTAGGAATTCCTCAATTAAAGGAAGAAACATCTAATAGTTTTAGTGCAGGGTTTACAGCAAAGTTGCCAGAGTCTAATTTAACTTTTACAGTAGATGGATATATTGTAAATATCGATGATAGAGTAGTATACACTGGTCAATTTAAACCTACTTTAGATAGCAATGGAGTGCCAGTAGATGCAGCAAATCAAGAACTTGCTAATTTGTTAGTTCAAGCAAATGCAACAGCAGCATCCTTTTTTGCAAATGCAATTGATACAAAGTCTACAGGAATAGACGTTGTAGTTACACATAAAGCAACTTTTGGAGAAACAAGATTAAAAACTGATTTATCAGGTACTTTTTCTCAAACAAAACAAGAGGGTGGCATTAATTCTTCTCAAATTTTAAGAGACGCAGGTCAAGAAGGTACTTATTTCCCAGAAGATAGTAGAATTTATTTAGAGGAAGCAGTTCCTAGAACTAAGATAAACTTAACGAATAATTTAACCTCTGGTAAATTTAATGTTTTCTTAAGAAATGTATATTTTGGGAAAGTTTCTGAAGCAACAAATAGTATTACCAATCAACAAGTTTTTAACTCTAAAATAGTTACAGATTTATCTTTAGGATACAAAGCAACTGAAAATTTAACATTAACGATTGGTGCTAATAATTTATTAGATATATATCCAGATAGAGCAATTGAAGCTAATAGAAGTGGTGGTCGTTTTGATTGGTCTAGAAGATCTCAACAATTTGGTATTGGAGGTAGATTCTTATTCGCAAGAGTAAGTTTCAACTTAAAATAA
- a CDS encoding DUF58 domain-containing protein, protein MKTKEILKKVRKIEIKTRRLSDHIFGGEYHSSFKGRGMTFSEVRQYQFGDDVRTIDWNVTARYNEPYIKVFEEERELTMLLMVDISGSESFGTSTQFKKDTITEIAATLAFSATQNNDKVGLILFSDDIELFIPPKKGKSHVLRIIRELIEFKPKSKKTNISVALKFLSSVLKKRAIVFMLSDFMDDDYEKTIKIAAKKHDVTGIRVFDKHDQEIPNLGMVPMLDAETGNVQLINTASKSIRTNYKANALRLQDYYINTFKRSGAGTISTRVDESYVKKLLGYFKHKGR, encoded by the coding sequence TTGAAAACAAAAGAAATACTAAAAAAAGTTCGAAAAATAGAGATTAAGACACGTCGTTTGTCTGATCATATTTTTGGAGGTGAATACCATTCATCTTTCAAAGGACGAGGTATGACTTTTTCTGAAGTAAGACAATACCAATTTGGCGACGATGTTAGAACCATAGATTGGAACGTTACTGCACGTTACAACGAACCTTACATTAAAGTTTTCGAAGAAGAGCGTGAGCTAACAATGCTATTAATGGTAGATATTTCTGGTTCGGAATCTTTCGGAACTTCCACACAATTTAAAAAAGATACCATTACAGAAATTGCGGCAACCTTGGCTTTTTCTGCCACACAAAATAACGATAAAGTAGGTTTAATTCTGTTTTCTGATGATATAGAACTATTTATTCCTCCTAAAAAAGGAAAAAGTCACGTTTTAAGAATTATTAGAGAACTAATAGAATTTAAACCAAAAAGTAAAAAAACCAATATTTCAGTTGCATTAAAGTTTTTATCAAGCGTATTAAAGAAAAGAGCGATTGTTTTTATGTTATCAGATTTTATGGACGACGATTATGAAAAAACGATAAAAATTGCCGCTAAAAAACACGATGTAACAGGAATTCGTGTTTTCGACAAACACGACCAGGAAATTCCAAATTTAGGAATGGTACCCATGTTAGATGCAGAAACAGGAAATGTTCAATTGATAAACACAGCATCCAAATCTATAAGAACCAATTATAAAGCAAATGCTTTGCGTTTGCAAGATTATTACATAAATACTTTTAAAAGAAGTGGTGCTGGTACCATTAGCACAAGGGTTGATGAGAGTTATGTGAAAAAATTGTTGGGATATTTTAAACATAAAGGGAGGTAA
- a CDS encoding vWA domain-containing protein codes for MNWNNFEFHNPEFLWLLILVPLLAVWYFFMRKKDAAVLTIPSVKGFKVESSFLSKLKPLLYLLRLFALAAIIVALARPRNISVSKKTKTNRGIDIVMAIDVSASMLARDLKPNRLEALKKVAINFVDKRPNDRIGIVVYAGESFTQTPITSDKSIVKRTISELKWGQLEGGTAIGMGLGSGVNRLKESKAKSKVIILLTDGVNNSGNIDPRTATELAKELKIKVYTIGIGTNGMADFPWSKDPRTGKLNFRKQQVEIDEALLKDIALETEGKYFRATNNSSLKEIYDEIDTLEKTKIEEFKYYNYQEKFRIFVFFALGLLVLEFLLRNTLFKSFI; via the coding sequence ATGAATTGGAATAATTTCGAGTTTCATAATCCTGAATTTCTCTGGTTGCTAATTTTAGTTCCACTTTTGGCAGTTTGGTATTTCTTTATGCGCAAAAAAGATGCTGCTGTTTTAACCATACCAAGTGTAAAAGGTTTTAAGGTAGAATCTTCTTTTTTATCAAAATTAAAACCCCTTTTATACTTGTTAAGATTGTTCGCTTTGGCTGCAATAATTGTGGCTTTAGCAAGACCAAGAAACATTTCTGTAAGCAAGAAAACAAAAACAAATAGAGGAATAGATATTGTAATGGCAATTGATGTTTCTGCAAGTATGTTAGCAAGAGATTTAAAACCAAACAGGTTAGAAGCGCTTAAAAAAGTAGCGATAAATTTTGTAGACAAAAGACCAAATGACAGAATAGGAATTGTTGTATATGCTGGAGAAAGTTTTACCCAAACACCAATAACAAGCGATAAAAGTATTGTAAAAAGAACTATTTCTGAGCTAAAATGGGGCCAATTAGAAGGCGGAACTGCTATTGGAATGGGCTTAGGTTCTGGAGTAAATAGATTAAAAGAAAGTAAAGCAAAAAGTAAAGTAATTATTTTGTTAACAGATGGGGTAAACAACTCTGGAAATATCGATCCAAGAACTGCAACAGAATTGGCAAAAGAGTTAAAAATTAAAGTATACACAATTGGAATTGGAACCAATGGAATGGCAGATTTCCCTTGGAGTAAAGACCCAAGAACAGGAAAATTAAACTTTAGAAAACAACAAGTAGAAATAGACGAAGCTTTATTAAAAGATATTGCTTTAGAAACAGAAGGAAAATATTTTAGAGCGACAAACAATTCATCTTTAAAAGAAATTTATGATGAAATAGATACCCTCGAAAAAACAAAAATAGAGGAATTTAAATACTATAATTATCAAGAAAAATTTAGAATTTTTGTCTTTTTTGCTCTTGGTTTATTAGTATTAGAATTCTTGTTGAGAAACACATTATTTAAGAGTTTTATATAG
- a CDS encoding UDP-2,3-diacylglucosamine diphosphatase, which yields MITISTSTNKKVYFASDQHLGAPTQETSFPREKKFVAWLDEIKKDAEAVFLLGDLFDFWFEYKTVVPKGFVRVLGKLAEIKDSGIPIYFFVGNHDLWMNDYFEKELNIPVYHSPQEFLINNKKFLIGHGDGLGPGDKGYKRMKKVFTFPLFKWMFRWLHPDLGVKLGQYMSVKNKLISGDEDAKFLGEENEWLVLYCKKKLTEQHYDYFIFGHRHLPLEIKLQENSQYINLGDWIQYFTYGAFEKKFKLIEYQQ from the coding sequence TTGATTACAATATCAACTTCAACAAACAAAAAAGTCTATTTTGCTTCCGACCAACATTTAGGCGCGCCTACTCAAGAAACCAGTTTTCCAAGAGAAAAAAAGTTTGTGGCTTGGTTAGACGAAATTAAAAAAGATGCAGAAGCCGTATTTCTTTTAGGCGATTTATTCGATTTTTGGTTCGAATATAAAACCGTTGTTCCAAAAGGATTTGTAAGAGTTTTAGGAAAATTAGCAGAAATAAAAGATAGCGGAATTCCTATTTATTTCTTCGTAGGAAATCACGATTTATGGATGAACGATTATTTCGAAAAAGAACTAAACATTCCTGTATATCATTCCCCACAAGAATTTCTAATTAACAATAAAAAGTTTTTAATTGGTCATGGAGATGGTTTAGGTCCTGGAGACAAAGGGTATAAACGCATGAAAAAAGTCTTTACATTTCCGTTATTTAAATGGATGTTTAGATGGTTACACCCAGATTTAGGTGTAAAATTAGGGCAATATATGTCCGTAAAAAACAAACTAATTTCTGGTGACGAAGATGCTAAATTTTTAGGCGAAGAAAACGAATGGTTGGTTCTATATTGCAAGAAAAAACTCACAGAACAACATTACGATTATTTTATTTTTGGTCACAGACACCTTCCTCTAGAAATAAAATTGCAAGAAAATAGCCAATATATTAATCTTGGAGATTGGATTCAGTATTTTACCTATGGTGCATTTGAAAAAAAATTTAAATTAATTGAGTATCAGCAATAA